Genomic window (Ruminococcus flavefaciens AE3010):
TACTATTACTCGAGATATCCATCTCGCCTCACATTTTGAAGCTTGTTCGCATATTATACATTTTTGTTCCTATCAAGTAGGAATTATCGCACTTCGACCGAGCAGGTTCATATAAGCACAATTACCAATATTACGCTCGAGTAGGAAGCGTCATTGAGCCGCCGACCTCTTACATCAACTAATGTACTTTCCGGTACACTATGTAAAATCCACCTGACATCCAACATAATATATTAGATACCTCAAATTTCGTGGAATCTGCGACTTACTTAGAATAATCTCTAATTTTAGTGGTGTAGTTGGATAGAACGAGCCGGAGACTCCATAAGAAGCTAAGATACTCTTAGAGCTTTCAAGTGCTACGAAGAATTTTCAAATAGATTGTAATGGTTATAATTTCTATGTTGAATAAAATATAGCTTTACCTTTTTTAATAAGCCGCTTGTTCTTTTATGGAAACCGCCCAATAACATACCACCCATAAATGAAGTATCCCCGAGCAGTAGCTCGGGGATTTCTTATCACTTTTTTCATCCTACTATTGCCATTTAGTTCATAGCGCTATCAGCATCATATGCACTTTCAATTTCACACGCACAGTTCTTACTACATTTGCAAGATAACAGAAAAGCCTGTATGTAGCGTTTTCTACTAAATACAGGCTTTTAATTCTGGCGGACAGAGCGTGATTCGAACATTCATCACTCTCATATGCAATTACTATTCTTTTGCAAATATACGCATAATATCACTCCACGGGAAGGTCAATGAATGTTGGCTCATGCTTAGCAGCACGAACATATTTAAGCATATCCTCTCGGAGCAGGCGTAATGTTGAAGTATTTATGCCAGGGTGTCCACAGATGTACTCATCGTTCATAAGATCATTATCAATAACGAGCTGGATATTGTTATCAGTATCAAATATCAGTTCAAGGGCCGAAACTGAGCCCGGAACTGTATGCAAGTATTCCTGCATCTTATCAGCTTCCGCAAAGGATAGACGGGCACAGTTGAGCTGAGAGGTCAGAAACTTGGTCTTGAATGGCTTGTCACCTGGCATAAGCAGCATATAGAAGCTGGTTTTCTGACGGTTGCAGAGGAAGAGATTCTTGCAGATCTTAGCCCCAAGAACAGATTCTATCAGCAGGCAGTCCTCCATAGTATCTGCATGGTCATGGTCGGCTCTCTTGTATTCAATACCAAGAGAGTCAAGCTTATCATATATAGCCATTTCAGCTTCGGAACGCTCATCTGTTGGTCGTCCGCTGTAAAGAGTGTTATCTATATTCATTTCAATGCTCCTTTCACCATTTTTCACGCATAAGGAAATCGGCTATATGCACTATCTCGATACCGTTATCGTTGCCTAAAGCGAGTGGGTCGCGGCAAACTACATATTTATGGTAGTGATCCTTTATATCCATAAGGTTAGCAGTTTCACGGTCAGAGCCGTCGGGAAGATGAACGCAGACCTGAACGTATATCCTTTCATCTCTGCGAACTGCAACAAAATCGATCTCCTTGGTATTGTTCTTTCCAATATAGACATCATACCCCCTGCGCTTCATTTCGAGGTACACTATGTTCTCAAATACAGCTGAAAGCATTTTTGTATCGAAGCCCATCTGACTGTACTTGATAGAAATATCGGAAAGATAATATTTTTCCTGAGTTTTGAGTACAGCTTTGCCCTGAAGGTCGTAGCGCTGACAGGGATAAATGATAAACGCTTCAACGAGCCATTTCAGGTAGTTGTAGATAGTTTCGACAGAAAGACTGCGATTCTCGCTTTTTAGGAACTTCACTATCGTATTAGCCGAAAAGGTCATACCAACGTTTTCAATCACATAACGAACAACTCTGTCAAAGAGTTCCTTATTGCGTATCTTGTGACGTTTAGAGATATCTCTGGTAATGACAGAAGCATATATGCCATCAACAATTTGATATGCAGACTTAGTATCAAAGTTACTGATACCAACAAGGGGGAATCCTCCATACTGTACATATTCATCGAACATATCCCTTGCCTGAGACACATCTTTATTTTTAAATATCAGGTACTCACGAAGCGAAAGCGTATAAACGGGGATAGTCACATATCTACCCGTTAGGTATGTGGATATTTCACTCGACATCAGCTTGCTGTTCGAACCGGTGACATATATATCAACGTCGCTGTTTTCAAGAAGGTCATTAATGACCTTCTCCCAGCCTTTTATTTCCTGTAATTCATCAAGGAGCAGGTAACAGCGTCCTTTATCAGAAATTACAGTTTTTATATCTGCGTACATCTCCTTAGCAGAGAAGTCCTCGTACATGATCTCGTTATATCTGCGCTCAATGATGTTTTCTTTTGAAACTCCACGCTTTGTTAGTTCATCAGCTACCATTTCAAGTATAGTGGATTTGCCGCAGCGACGTACTCCGGCGAGTATCTTTACAACAGGAGAATCTATAAATGGCTCTATTGCATTAATGTAATCAAATCTAAGAATCATAATATCAGTCGAGTAGACAGTCTCGACACTCCTTTCAAAATATTTCAAGTGAAAGGCTTGCCTACTGCCCCTCACGGAACCGTACGTGCAGTTTTCCTGCATACGGCTCTTCAAACAGTCATTGGATTCCAGTTCCAAATATCGGTAATCAAATTAGGTTCAGAAATGTAGTAGTTCCACACTCTTAGATACTTTTCGTATCTGAATTTCCCCTTTTGGTCTCTTCTGTTCAGCATTCGATAAGTTCCGCGCTTTAGATATTTCCAAAAGTTTGCCTCCAAGGCTGTGTACCGGCTGCTTGCTATGCTTTACCGGGTTCAGATTTTCACCAAACTATATTATCTGCACCGAACTGGCGCACCCTCTGTTATACTATTATACCCAAAATAGTTGTAGTAGTCAAGAGTTTTTTCTTGTATAATAGAAATACCTAATATAATTTGATGATTTTTCGGTATAAAAAAGAGTAATCCATCATATTACTGAGTCAAGTACTCATATCATTATCGAAACAGTAAAGATAATATCATTCAGCTCTGCACTGACCGTCCAACCAAGCCTGTCACATAACAGTTTCAACACGTACAGCCCGAATTTGCTACGGCTGCAATTCGTGCGTCAATATGGTAAAATGGCTCGAACACTCTGTCAATATCAAGTGAAGCACTGTCCGAAAGGGTATGATAAAGCTTACATAATTTTGTCACAAATTATTTGTGATAAAATCAACAAATACTATTGACAAATATAATCTTAGATGCTAAACTGTACTTAATTATTATAACAAACCTACAGTTCAAGAAAGTTTGAGGTGCAATTTTATGAAATGTGAGAACGGTATCTTTGAATTAGACAAAAGTGATAAAACTAAAGAACTATGGGAAAGCTCCGCAGACACTAGAAAATTATATGAAAAAGTTGGTAATTTCGAAGATATTTTTTTCGATATGATCTTTCAGCAAGGAAGTTTAACTGAAAAGATGATTAGGTGCCAAATTAATGGCATTGACAATGTAATTGATCTTCCTAATGAACTTAATTATTTTATGTATTGTATGTTTCGTTTTGCTGTTGAGCCATTAGAGGGATGTAACGGCAAGTATGATATTTGGGAGCAAAAGATGTTTATAAGTCCAGAATGTTTAGAAGAGGATAGTGTAATTCTTCATGAAATGATACATCTTCATGAAAGCGTACTAATGACATTACCAATATACTATCACGAAGCCGTTATGTATTGTTTACTAACAGACCTATCTTCAAAAATATCAAACTTAAATGATATACTCGAAATCTGCACGCATATATTTAGTTGTGAACAAATTTCTGAAGAAGGAGGCTTACATGATATGCTTTTCCTTTTAAAGAGTTTAGATATTGATTTGAGATTTGGTTGGGAATTAGGCACAACATATGGCTATGATATGATTGATAGCATAAAAAATATTTAATCAATAAACTCAATAAATAACAAGTGGCTTGACTATAACTGTCAGCCGCTTTTATTTTATCTGTAACCTGATTCAAGGCGGTGGTTATCAGATACCGTCGTGATACGTGACGTTAAATAATATCATTCAAGAAAAATAAAAGGGGTAGTAAATGCTGCTCCCTTTATTCTGTCTTGTTCTTAGTAACATTTAAGTACTCGCTACTAAGCTGTTACTCTAAAATTGAAAAATCATGACCTAGATATTTATCAGAATAATGTTAGGACAGATAAGTTCAAAGGCAGAAAAAACACTTGATACATAAAACAGAATACTTATTTACAAAAAATATGTTTTTGACTAATTATTATTGCCCGAATAAACAACCCAATTATACAGCATTAACAAAAAAAACCTTAAATTTTCAGCTAGTAAAAATACACAAAATACATTGAATTCTAATGTGAACTACGCTATAATAAGTTTATCATTAAATACAGAGAGGGGTATTTTTATGAAATATTTTAAAAAATTAGGAGGACTGGCTTCTGCTTTGCTTCTGGTAACAGCACTCCCGTGTGCAACCGCTCCTGCAACAGCAGCACAGAATGCGGACGGATTGTGCATAAACGAGGTCTGTACTCAAAACAAGAACAGCTTCACCGACAGTCTCGGAAGAGCCTCAGACTGGATAGAGCTTTTTAACGGTAGCAATTCTGACATTGATCTGACCGGATTTGGATTTTCAGATAGTGTAGATACGCCGATGAAATATGTCTTTCCATCAGGAACTGTGATAAAAAAAGGTGCTCATCTGCTTATTGTTGCAAATAAAAATGCAGATGGTATGACTGAACTGAATACCGGCTTCGGACTCAGCAAGTCAGGTGAAACACTTATGCTTTCAGCTCCTGATGGAAACATGGTTCAAAAGCTTGATGTGCCAGCTCTTGCATAGGATGAAACATATGGATGTTCACCCGATGGAAGTGAAAGCTATTCGGTTATGGCTCCGACTCCTGCCTCCGCTAATAGCTCTTCGCCTGCTGAACCTGTTTTTTCACTGGAATCGGGCTTTTACAGTGTAAACGATGTAAAGGAACTATCTATAACTTCGTCTGATGCAGTATACTACACTCTTGACGGCTCAGATCCTACGACTTCTTCTACTGCAAAGCTGTACAGTGGTACGATACCTATGTACGACAGGAGTGCTGAGGATAACGTGTACAGCAAATATCAGCATGAGGAAAACAGTCCATATTCTGTGACACTGAAGCAAAGATATGACGCCAATCCCGAGAAGTTCGACAAGGCAACAATAGTAAGAGCAGTCTCAAAGTCGGCTGACGGTACTTTCAGCCGCGTTACGACAAAAACGTACTTTGTCATGAGTGATGAAAAGCTGGCATACTACTCAAATATTCCTGTAGTGTCCCTGGTTACAGATCCCGACAACCTTTTCGACAAAGATAAAGGTATCTATATTGCAGGTCAGCAGTACCTCGACTGGAAAAACAGTTCTAAGTACGATTCACGAAAAAGCGAATGGGATACGGATAATGTTGCGAATTTCTTTTCAAAGGGAAAAGGATGGGAGCGAGAAGCTGATATTACATATTTTAAAAACGGAGATCTTGGCTTCACACAGAAAATGGGCATACGCATAAAAGGAGCTTCTACCAGGAATAGTCAGACCAAGAGCTTCAATGTTTATACAAGGAGCGAATACGGTGATTCAAAGCTTGACTACAAACTGATAGATGATAATTATTCAGTCATAGACGGCAAAACTGTAAAGAGATATGATTCATTCAGTCTCAGAGCTGTTGCATGGGTGGACAGAATGAGAGAACGTGTGGTACATTCATCTCTCCGCGATATTCCTACACTTGCCACCTATGACAGCGACAGGTGTATGCTGTTCATTGACGGCGAACTATGGGGAATGTACGAGATAACTGAAAGAGCTTCTGATTATTACATACAGTCTAATTACGGTATACCTGCCGAAAATGTTGTTATGATAAAAAACGGAGAGGTCGAAGAAGGCACAGAAAGCGACCTTGAGGAGCTCGAAACCATCGAAGAGTTCTGCAAGACCCATGACCTTTCCGCTGCCGACAACTATAACTACGTAATATCCAAAATAGACGCTGAAAGCTTTATTGACTGCTACTGTGCAGGTCTGTATCTCGGTACATGGGACTGGCCGAATTACAACTATCTCATGTGGAGAAACCGCGGTGAAGTAATAGAAGGCAATCCCTACAGCGACGGGAAATGGCGTTTCGGCTCATTTGACTTTGATTATTCTGTAGGACTTACCTATCAAAGCTTCGGAGGAGTTGAGGGCTATCAATATGACAGCTTCCGCAAAATGGATAACGCAAAAAAGGATATGCCGACCTCCATATTCATTGCTATGCTGGCTAATCCTGAGTTCAAACAACAGTTTGCAGACAGATTCTATTCCTATGCGTATTCTGTATTTGAACCCTCAAAAATGATCGCAGAGCTTAACGACGAGGAAGACAGATATATGGACTATATGACCTTGACAGCATGGCGCTGGAACAGCGGCAGACCACGCTCGGACTACAACAGCTATCTTTCTGAGCAGAAAAGCTACTATCACAATGAAATGGAGAAAATGCGTACTTTCTTCAACAAACGAGCAGAGTATGCTATTGAGGATATGCAGAATTATCTTGGTGTCTCAAAGAACAGCGCAACTATTACCGTTACAAAACAAGGAATGGGAGAGCTCTCCGTTGAAAATGCGGATACTGCTTTTTCGGGCAATGTCTGGACGGGTTCCTTTGAGAGCGGGAAAAAGGTAACTATCACAGCAAAGCCTGCCGATGGATATGTTTTTTCAGGCTGGTCTGGAAATGTAAGCTCTGATTCCGCAACAATAACAGTTACCGCTGACAAGGCAGTCTCACTGATCTGTACATTCAAAAAAACAGAGTATGAACAGGGAGATATAAACATGGACGGAACAATAAATGCAGCAGATCTGGTTCTTATGAGCAAATATCTCCTCGGAACCGAAGACTTCACCAAGGAGCAATTCAGATTATCTGATATGAACAATGACAAAACAGCTGATATATTCGATCTTGTACGTTTGCGCAAGGAGTTGCTGAAATAGTATTTTCATAACAAGGGGGAATAATAATGATCATCGACATTTCACAGGAGATCTTTTCATCCAAGGTTTATCCGGAAGATCCGTGTCCTCATATGGTACGGCATCTCAGCATTGAAAAAGGCGACTTATGTAATCTTACGGAGTTTTCAATGTGTGCACACAACGGAACTCACGTCGATGCGCCGTACCATTTTATAAATGGCGGAAAAACTATTGACGAAGCAGGACTTGAGCCTTTTGTGGGAGACTGCTTTGTAGCATATCACAACGGCGATGTTACAGCAAGTGACGCATCTATGATACTTGAAAAAGCTGAAACATCAGGTGCTTCACAGCGTATACTAATTGCAGGAAAAGCAACAGTAACTGCAGAGGCGGCACAAGTATTTGCTGACAAAGGGATACTTCTGCTCGGTAACGAAAGCCAGACTGTCGGGCCTGAAAATTATCCAAAAGAAGTTCATCTTATTCTTCTTGGTGCAGAAGTGGTACTTCTTGAAGGAATTGTTCTGAAAAATGTTGATGAGGGGCGTTATTTTCTGAATGCTGCTCCCCTTAATCTAGGCGGCTGCGATGGAGCACCTTGCAGAGCATATCTTATTAAGTAAAAAACGGAGGAAATACAAATGGAATTTAAGGAAGTAGTAAAAAATCGTTATTCATGCAAAAAATACAGTGATAAACAAGTTGAAAGTGAGAAGCTTACAGCAATTCTCGAGGCAGGACGTCTTGCTCCTACAGCTAAAAATCTGCAGGAGCAGCATATATACGTGGCTCAATCCGCTGATAACCTTGCAAAAATAGACGAGCTGACACCATGCCGTTATGGTGCCCCAACAGTACTTGTTGTTGCATTTAATAAGAACGAGGTATTTACATATCCTGGCGGAAAGCGTGATTCAGGTGTGGAAGATGCAACGATCGTTGCAACGCATCTCATGCTTGCAGCTGCAAACGAGGGCGTAGACAGCTGCTGGCTGAATTACTTTGATCCCGATAAGATGGCAAAAGCTCTCGGGTTGCCTGATAATGAAGAAGTTCTGATGCTTCTTGATCTCGGATATGCTGCCGACGGAGCTGGTCCCCTGCCCAACCATGACAGCAGAAAGCCAATTGCTGATACAGTTACCTATCTGTGATAACGGGAGATATGACATTATGAAGATAATTAACATTTTCAATGGACCTCAGAATGCTTCAGTAATAGTACAAGGCTGTATGAGAATGCCTGCGCTTACAAAGGAAGAGGCAGCAAAGTCGATTCGTACCGCATACGATGCAGGCGTGAACTTCTTCGACCATGCTACCTGTTACGGAAACGGTGAAGCTGAGGTGCGTTTCGCTGAAGCACTTCCGCTTACGGGAATAAAACGCGAGGATATATTCATCCAGAGCAAGTGCGGCATTTATCCCGAAAAAGAAGAATTTGACTGGACAAAAGAGAGTATTCTTGCAAGTGTTGACGGTATTCTCAGCAGACTGCATATTAACTACCTTGATACCCTGCTGCTGCACCGCCCCGATCTCCTTTTTGATCCCGAAGAAGTTGCAGAAGCCTTCGACTGCCTTGAAAAAGCAGGAAAGGTTCGTTGGTTCGGTGTAAGCAACCTTATGCCTATGCAGACAGAACTTCTGAATAAATATGTACGTCAACCTCTTGTTATCAATCAGCTCCAGTTATCCTTGGAACAGTCACAACTCATCGACCAGGCATTGTATCTTAACAACAAAACTACGGATATGTCGGTGAACCGTGACGGAAGTGTACTTGATTACTGTCGTCTGCATGATATCACTGTACAGGCATGGTCTCCGCTTCAGATTGGAATGTTCGGCGGAACATTTATAGATAATTCAGATTATCCCGAGCTTAACAAGGTACTTTCTGAAATAGCAGAGCGCGAAAACGTATCAAAGGCAGCTGTTGCTGTTACGTGGATACTTCGACACCCTGCAAAAATGCAAACAGTGATAGGCACTATGAATCCTGTGCATATCAGTGAGATCTGTGAGGCTGCAAATGTAAAGCTGTCTCATAATGACTGGTACAGGCTTTATCTTGCGTCAGGAAAGTTTCTTCCATAATTTGCGTTAAATATTTTTGTAGTATAACAAAACAGAATATCCTTTGCATATATTAGTGTAAAGTCGATAGAAGAATTTCTGAAGGAATTATATACTTGATTTATACGCTTAAATATAAAAAGGCTCTGTGTTAAGTAAGTGTCAAAACTTTCTTAAACACAGAGCCTCGTCTTATCTCCGGTCGTAAATATATTATTTAGAAGAATAGCTCTCAGGAAGCGTGTTCAACAGGAGCTGTTGCAGGCGCAGTCGTAGTTATACCTCATGGACCTATCTTTTCAGCAAGAGTTATAATGTCATTGTAGAATGACTTAGGCTGATAGTTGCTGAACGGAAGTGCTGAACCGCGGTGGTATCCCATGCTACTCTCGTCGCATGTTCCCGAGAGAGTCACGCAGGAGATGTTCTCAGCATGCTTCATAGCTGCCGTAAAGATCTGAGGATAAAGCTTACCGTTAGTACCTGTGCTGTTGGTGATATCCAGCTCGGTTATCTGAATGTCAAGTCCCAGTGACTCAAACTGCTCTATAGCTGCTTCAAACTCACTTGCCGAAGGATAGCTTGAATCAAGGTGAGCCTGCATTCCGATACCGTCGATGTAGTCTCCCTCCTTCATGATCGTCTTGGCCATATTTATAAGATCATCTGTCTTAGCGCTCATATACTCGTTATAGTCGTTGAGGTAAAGCTTACAATCTGCGGGAGCATACCGCCTTGCATACTTGAATGCATTTACAACAAACTCTGAGTTACCTTCGCCATACACTTTTACCCACCTGGAGTTGCTTGCAGGTCTCATTCCACCGCCGTCGTTAACGAAGAGCTCGTTGCAGACGTCATAAGAATGGAGCTTGAGATTAGGATAATTGGTCTTGATCTGTGAGAATGTATTCTTTATCATGCTCTCAAGACGCTTGTCCATACGCTCTTTGGAAACAAATTCGTCATTGTCCGTGAACAGTGACTGCGGTGTCATGCTGTAATATACAAACGTATTTCCACGAACACCGATGCCGTTCTGCTCTGCGAACTTGAGTATTGCGCTTGCATTATTAAGGCTTATTTCTACTTCATCACCGTTTACGCCTGCAACGATAGAATCAGGCAGCATTTCGTGTTCACAGGTGATAGAGTTATAATTTTTCTTTATGAACTCCTGAGCCTGTGCCTTGCCGATTTCGTATCTGCCTACAAAAGTACCGAGACGGAAGTACGGTCCCATGTAATCCTTGAAGCCGTCGCCGCCCTTTTCGTATCTATAGTCAAGGTTCTGGTGAGCTCTTAAGTTAATATAACTGGTTGTTGTAGTAATCTCTGTATTAGTTGTGGTTGTTGTATCCTTAGTAGTAGTTGCAGTCTGAACTGTATTAATGCTTGATGAATAGCTCTCGGGAAGAGACTTGATAAGACCTAATAGGTACTTCTGGATAGCAGCTGCATCATTTGTTGTTATACCGCCGCCTGCTTCATAAACGTCTGCATTGTATCTTCCCTTATCTGAGAGCTGATATTTGTTTGGGTTAGCAAGAGACTGCATTATAATTACAGCATCACCCATATCAATACCGTCGTCGCAGTTAGCGTCTCCCCACTTCTCAACCTTTGAATCAAGAAGTTCTTTAAGCTCCAAAGGAACTGTTGCTGTTGCAGCAGGAGCTGTTGTTGTAGTGGTAGTTGTCGTGGTAGTTGAAGTTGCAGTAGTTGTATTTGCAGTCGCAGTTACAGGAGGAGCTATATTGTCAGCAAGAGCTATAATGTCATTGTAGAATGGTTTAGGCTGATAGTTGCTGAACGGAAGCTGTGACCTCCTCTCGTCATATCTCCAGAGGCTCTCGTCTGTTGTTCTCGAGAGGGTTACGCAGGAGATGTTCTTAGCGTGCTTCATAGCTACCGCAAAGATCTGAGGATAAAGCTTGTCATACGAACCTGTGCTGTTGGTGATATCCAGCTCGGTTATCTGAATGTCAAGTCCCAGTGACTCAAACTGCTCTATAGCTGCTTCAAACTCACTTGCCGAAGGATAGCTTGAATCAAGGTGAGCCTGCATTCCGATACCGTCGATGTAGTCCCCTTCCTTCATGATCGTCTTTGCCATAGTTATAAGGTCATCCGTCTTTGCACTCATATACTCGTTATAGTCGCTTAGGTAAAGCTTACAATCCTTAGGAGCATACTGTCTTGCATACTTGAATGCATTTACAACGAACTCTGTGTTTCCTTCACCGTATACTTTTGCCCAGTTAGAGTTGCTTGAAGGTCTCATTTCGCCGCCGTCGTTAACGAAGAGCTCGTTGCAGACGTCATAGGAATGGAGCTGTAAGTCAGGATAATCGGACTTTATCTGAGCGAAAGTGTTCTTTATCATGCTCTCAAGACGCTTGTTCATACGATCCTTGGAAACATATTCGTAATTGTCTTTAAAGAGGTAATTAGGTGTCTGGCCGTACCATACGAAGGTGTGTCCGCGAACACCGATACCGTTCTCCTCTGCGAACTTAAGGATATTATTTGCGCCGTAAAGGCTGATCTCTACTTCATCACCGTTTACGCTCTTAACGATAGAATCAGGCTTCATTTCGTTCATACAGGTGATCGAGTTATAATTTTTCTTGATGAACTCCTGAGCCACTGAGTTGTTAATTTCATTGCCCTGTACAGCAACCCCGAGGCGGAAGTACGGTCCCATGTAATCCTTGAATCCGTCGCCGCCCTTTTCGTACGTATAGTCAAGGTTCCTGCGGACTGGTACGCACTCAATGCAGCCTGCGTCCTCATAATTTGTGTCGTTTTCACCGTCTCCATTAACTCCGCCAAAGTCGTCTGAGTCAAATCCGTCTTGCTGATCCCCGTTGACATTATTGTCTTCAGGCTTAGGCCCGAAAACTGTGTCAAAAGAAATTCTCTTAACGTTAGCAGAACCTTCTGATTTGTAACCCTCAATGTTAAGGGAGACTTCATATAGTGTACCTGACATATCAAGACCAGCCTTTGACCATGCATCGAAATGCTTTGATACACTGACAGTCCCCGTCATATAGTTTGTGTTATTGTTCCTTGAACCGCTTGTCTGGCGTACGCTCCAGTACTGAGGGAACGTTGACGTACCGTCTAAATCAGGCTGGTTGTAGCGAATCGTCTTATAAATATCGTATGTATTTCCGTTAAGCTTTACAGTCCCCTTTTTTTCAGCACCGTCTCCCGGTGGACGCCAATCGCCCCAGCCTTCAACTATGTAGTATTGTACAGTAGGATTCCTTGTCCAGCCATATACACACATATACGAATCGCCTCTTGGTGCGTATTCAACGTCGTATGAAAGTGTGATACCACCTAAATCCTTGTAATTTTTCTTCTGGCTGTCAAAGTTCTTACCCATACGAGCAAGGAAGTTATCAATATTACTCCATGAGCAAGAAAAAGAGCCTGCGCCCGGTGTCATTGAAACCTGACCCTTACCGTCCTGATTCCACATTTCGTAATCGTATCCGCCTATGTTTCCGCGCATCTGTTGATCAGCAGCCTTAACAACTGTAGCCGCAGGCATACTTGCCGCAATCACTATTGCAGATATTGTACAGCTGAATACTCTTTTAATGCTTTTAAAATTCAATTAAATCACCCCTCATTACATATTTTTCATTTTTGTCTTATGTTTTTTTCTTCCTCTTCTAATTGATGCGGGATAAAATATCCCACAAATGCCGTTCTATATTACTCATAATATACAATATTTGCAAAGATTTGTAAAGACAATACGGTAAAATAAGCAATTAATGTTCAAAAAACAGCAAAAAACGGCTATTCCTTTATTTTAACATCTCCCATTTGCTTTTCAATCGAACCGCTTATCTCCAGACCATTCCCGAAAGCAAAATACAAAGGCAGCCGCTCTGCACCGACTGCCTTTGAAAGAAATATTCTGATTTGGAGAAATCTAAATCAGGTTCAGGATTTAGAAGAATAGCTCTCAGGAAGTGACTTGATAAGACCTAAGAGGTACTTCTGGATAGTATTGGCGTCATTTGCTGTAACACCGTCGCCTGCATCATAAACGTCTGCATTGGCTCTGCCCTGATCTGAAAGCTTATATTTATCGGGATTAGCCAGTGACTGCATTATAGCTACTGCATCGCTCATGTCGATACCGCCGTCGCCATTAGCGTCACCCCACTTGGAAACCTTTCCA
Coding sequences:
- a CDS encoding ATP-binding protein — encoded protein: MILRFDYINAIEPFIDSPVVKILAGVRRCGKSTILEMVADELTKRGVSKENIIERRYNEIMYEDFSAKEMYADIKTVISDKGRCYLLLDELQEIKGWEKVINDLLENSDVDIYVTGSNSKLMSSEISTYLTGRYVTIPVYTLSLREYLIFKNKDVSQARDMFDEYVQYGGFPLVGISNFDTKSAYQIVDGIYASVITRDISKRHKIRNKELFDRVVRYVIENVGMTFSANTIVKFLKSENRSLSVETIYNYLKWLVEAFIIYPCQRYDLQGKAVLKTQEKYYLSDISIKYSQMGFDTKMLSAVFENIVYLEMKRRGYDVYIGKNNTKEIDFVAVRRDERIYVQVCVHLPDGSDRETANLMDIKDHYHKYVVCRDPLALGNDNGIEIVHIADFLMREKW
- a CDS encoding CotH kinase family protein, translated to MAPTPASANSSSPAEPVFSLESGFYSVNDVKELSITSSDAVYYTLDGSDPTTSSTAKLYSGTIPMYDRSAEDNVYSKYQHEENSPYSVTLKQRYDANPEKFDKATIVRAVSKSADGTFSRVTTKTYFVMSDEKLAYYSNIPVVSLVTDPDNLFDKDKGIYIAGQQYLDWKNSSKYDSRKSEWDTDNVANFFSKGKGWEREADITYFKNGDLGFTQKMGIRIKGASTRNSQTKSFNVYTRSEYGDSKLDYKLIDDNYSVIDGKTVKRYDSFSLRAVAWVDRMRERVVHSSLRDIPTLATYDSDRCMLFIDGELWGMYEITERASDYYIQSNYGIPAENVVMIKNGEVEEGTESDLEELETIEEFCKTHDLSAADNYNYVISKIDAESFIDCYCAGLYLGTWDWPNYNYLMWRNRGEVIEGNPYSDGKWRFGSFDFDYSVGLTYQSFGGVEGYQYDSFRKMDNAKKDMPTSIFIAMLANPEFKQQFADRFYSYAYSVFEPSKMIAELNDEEDRYMDYMTLTAWRWNSGRPRSDYNSYLSEQKSYYHNEMEKMRTFFNKRAEYAIEDMQNYLGVSKNSATITVTKQGMGELSVENADTAFSGNVWTGSFESGKKVTITAKPADGYVFSGWSGNVSSDSATITVTADKAVSLICTFKKTEYEQGDINMDGTINAADLVLMSKYLLGTEDFTKEQFRLSDMNNDKTADIFDLVRLRKELLK
- a CDS encoding aldo/keto reductase, which produces MKIINIFNGPQNASVIVQGCMRMPALTKEEAAKSIRTAYDAGVNFFDHATCYGNGEAEVRFAEALPLTGIKREDIFIQSKCGIYPEKEEFDWTKESILASVDGILSRLHINYLDTLLLHRPDLLFDPEEVAEAFDCLEKAGKVRWFGVSNLMPMQTELLNKYVRQPLVINQLQLSLEQSQLIDQALYLNNKTTDMSVNRDGSVLDYCRLHDITVQAWSPLQIGMFGGTFIDNSDYPELNKVLSEIAERENVSKAAVAVTWILRHPAKMQTVIGTMNPVHISEICEAANVKLSHNDWYRLYLASGKFLP
- a CDS encoding lamin tail domain-containing protein is translated as MNYAIISLSLNTERGIFMKYFKKLGGLASALLLVTALPCATAPATAAQNADGLCINEVCTQNKNSFTDSLGRASDWIELFNGSNSDIDLTGFGFSDSVDTPMKYVFPSGTVIKKGAHLLIVANKNADGMTELNTGFGLSKSGETLMLSAPDGNMVQKLDVPALA
- a CDS encoding nitroreductase family protein — its product is MEFKEVVKNRYSCKKYSDKQVESEKLTAILEAGRLAPTAKNLQEQHIYVAQSADNLAKIDELTPCRYGAPTVLVVAFNKNEVFTYPGGKRDSGVEDATIVATHLMLAAANEGVDSCWLNYFDPDKMAKALGLPDNEEVLMLLDLGYAADGAGPLPNHDSRKPIADTVTYL
- a CDS encoding prolyl-tRNA synthetase associated domain-containing protein; the encoded protein is MNIDNTLYSGRPTDERSEAEMAIYDKLDSLGIEYKRADHDHADTMEDCLLIESVLGAKICKNLFLCNRQKTSFYMLLMPGDKPFKTKFLTSQLNCARLSFAEADKMQEYLHTVPGSVSALELIFDTDNNIQLVIDNDLMNDEYICGHPGINTSTLRLLREDMLKYVRAAKHEPTFIDLPVE
- a CDS encoding cyclase family protein, which codes for MIIDISQEIFSSKVYPEDPCPHMVRHLSIEKGDLCNLTEFSMCAHNGTHVDAPYHFINGGKTIDEAGLEPFVGDCFVAYHNGDVTASDASMILEKAETSGASQRILIAGKATVTAEAAQVFADKGILLLGNESQTVGPENYPKEVHLILLGAEVVLLEGIVLKNVDEGRYFLNAAPLNLGGCDGAPCRAYLIK